A single region of the Polymorphum gilvum SL003B-26A1 genome encodes:
- a CDS encoding group 1 glycosyl transferase has protein sequence MTGFSAEWLALREPADRAARNLDIEAAFIAALPQDGPVRLVDLASGTGATVRALTERLPRPQVWVLTDDDPTLLAEARRNADATMPASVTVEERRIDLSADLARLEFDGFHGVTTSAFLDLVSRRFLDTLADRLAAAHVPVLASLTYDGRVACTPAHPVDEPVRRAVNAHQKGNKGFGPALGRDAAGTCSGILAARGFTVRTGPSDWLIGPEEHAFQDQLVRGWFAAAREMMSKVELDAAALDDWLAFRLDAIGRGRSTICVGHIDLAAVPV, from the coding sequence ATGACGGGATTTTCTGCCGAATGGCTCGCCTTGCGCGAGCCGGCCGACCGCGCGGCACGAAATCTCGATATAGAGGCGGCCTTCATCGCTGCGCTTCCCCAAGACGGGCCGGTTCGCCTTGTCGATCTCGCCAGCGGAACGGGGGCGACCGTGAGGGCTCTGACCGAACGCTTGCCTCGGCCGCAGGTGTGGGTGCTGACGGATGATGATCCGACGCTTTTAGCCGAGGCCCGTCGGAACGCCGATGCGACGATGCCGGCCAGCGTGACTGTCGAGGAGCGACGGATCGACCTGTCGGCGGACCTCGCGCGACTGGAGTTCGACGGCTTTCACGGCGTGACGACCTCCGCGTTCCTCGACCTCGTCTCCAGGCGTTTCCTGGATACGCTTGCCGACCGTCTCGCCGCCGCACATGTGCCGGTCCTGGCCAGCCTGACCTATGACGGCCGTGTCGCTTGCACGCCGGCGCATCCGGTCGACGAGCCGGTCCGGCGGGCGGTCAACGCCCATCAGAAGGGGAACAAGGGCTTCGGACCGGCTCTCGGTCGGGACGCTGCCGGCACCTGCTCCGGGATCCTGGCCGCGCGGGGATTCACGGTCCGCACCGGACCATCCGACTGGCTGATCGGACCCGAGGAACATGCCTTCCAGGATCAGCTGGTGCGGGGCTGGTTCGCGGCAGCGCGGGAGATGATGTCGAAGGTGGAACTGGACGCGGCTGCCCTGGACGATTGGCTGGCGTTCCGCCTCGATGCAATCGGACGCGGTCGGTCCACGATCTGCGTTGGCCACATAGACCTGGCGGCCGTGCCGGTCTGA
- a CDS encoding glycosyltransferase family 4 protein, with the protein MTERRVAFAVPGDLSRPTGGYEYDRRIIQGLRALDWSVDLVGLGDGFPFPPESVSGHAEGRLGALEPGTTVVIDGLACGALPDAVERLARKLNLVALVHHPLCLEQGLARDEAEELHRTERAALREVRQVIVTSAATAQRVGALFGLAADRIRIVEPGTPRARRAQGSGGPDVRLLSVGSVVPRKGYDVLFEALASMAGLDWRLDIVGERRDPACCAELEARLVRSGLADRIRFFGALPPGRLAACYERADIFVLASRYEGYGMAFAEALAHGLPVIGSGGEAVRATLSRAGAIYVEPEDSASLAEALQRLIASGSERVRVGDAAWQAAGALPRWDEAAARFAACLEEAR; encoded by the coding sequence TTGACTGAGCGGCGCGTCGCCTTCGCCGTCCCGGGCGACCTCTCCCGCCCGACCGGCGGCTACGAATACGATCGCCGGATCATCCAGGGCCTTCGCGCGTTGGACTGGTCGGTCGACCTCGTTGGTCTCGGCGACGGCTTCCCCTTCCCGCCGGAATCGGTCTCCGGCCACGCGGAGGGGCGTCTTGGCGCGCTCGAGCCGGGCACCACGGTCGTGATCGACGGTCTTGCCTGTGGAGCGCTTCCCGATGCGGTCGAGCGCCTGGCGCGCAAGCTGAATCTCGTGGCCCTGGTCCATCATCCGTTGTGCCTCGAGCAAGGACTGGCCCGAGACGAGGCCGAGGAATTGCATCGCACGGAGCGCGCCGCGCTGCGTGAGGTCCGGCAGGTGATCGTGACCAGCGCGGCGACCGCGCAACGGGTCGGCGCGCTGTTCGGACTCGCCGCCGACCGAATCCGTATCGTCGAACCGGGGACGCCGAGGGCCAGACGGGCGCAGGGCAGCGGCGGCCCCGACGTCCGTCTGCTCAGCGTTGGGTCGGTCGTGCCGCGCAAGGGCTACGACGTGCTGTTCGAGGCGCTCGCCTCGATGGCCGGCCTGGACTGGCGCCTCGACATCGTAGGGGAGCGCCGCGATCCGGCATGCTGTGCCGAACTGGAGGCGCGTCTTGTCCGCAGCGGGCTCGCCGACCGGATCCGCTTTTTCGGCGCGCTGCCACCCGGCCGGTTGGCCGCCTGCTACGAACGGGCCGATATCTTCGTGCTCGCCAGCCGCTACGAGGGCTACGGAATGGCCTTTGCGGAGGCCTTGGCTCACGGACTGCCGGTAATCGGCAGCGGCGGCGAGGCGGTGCGCGCCACGCTGTCGCGCGCAGGGGCGATCTATGTCGAACCGGAGGACAGTGCCAGCCTCGCAGAGGCGCTGCAACGCTTGATCGCATCGGGTTCGGAGCGGGTGCGAGTGGGGGATGCAGCGTGGCAGGCTGCTGGTGCGCTGCCGCGATGGGATGAAGCCGCAGCCCGGTTCGCGGCCTGTCTGGAGGAAGCACGATGA
- a CDS encoding 6-pyruvoyl trahydropterin synthase family protein gives MFAVEVRDHVMIAHSFRGELFGPAQALHGATFVIDAAFLSRTLDANGVVIDIGRAHEVLKEVLGPLNYRNLDELPQFAGVNTTTEYLTRYIHDHLSAAARSGSLGRPAAEIDAIRVTISESHVARAWYEAPVD, from the coding sequence ATGTTTGCCGTTGAAGTCCGGGACCATGTGATGATCGCCCATTCGTTCAGGGGCGAGCTGTTCGGTCCGGCCCAGGCCCTGCATGGGGCGACCTTCGTCATCGATGCCGCGTTCCTGAGCCGGACGCTCGACGCCAACGGAGTCGTGATCGACATCGGCCGCGCGCATGAGGTGCTCAAGGAGGTGCTCGGGCCGCTCAACTACCGCAATCTCGACGAATTGCCGCAGTTCGCCGGCGTCAACACGACCACCGAATACCTGACCAGGTATATCCATGATCACCTGTCCGCCGCTGCGCGATCCGGAAGCCTCGGTCGGCCGGCTGCGGAAATCGACGCCATCCGGGTCACGATCTCGGAATCCCACGTCGCCCGCGCCTGGTACGAGGCTCCGGTTGACTGA
- a CDS encoding zinc-dependent alcohol dehydrogenase translates to MASALWYVGQDRCAIVPEILPPLASGLCRVRALASGISRGTERLVMSGAVPQSEWTRMRAPHQSGVFPFPVKYGYASVGLVENGSEALVGKLVFSLHPHQTLFDIPESSAVPVPDGVPPGRAVLAANMETALNALWDAQPSPGDHICVVGAGVLGLLTAWLAAQIPATRVVVVDINPARACVCAKLGLAFSRPEDAPQDQDLVVHASASAEGLATALRLAGDEATVLEMSWYGTRPVPVPLGAEFHSRRLVLRSTQVGSIPAARRARWTHRRRLEVALSLLADARFDTLLTPIVGFADLPALLPKILADCPEALAPVVAYPPQR, encoded by the coding sequence GTGGCATCCGCACTCTGGTATGTCGGGCAGGACCGCTGCGCCATCGTTCCCGAGATCCTGCCGCCCCTTGCATCCGGCCTGTGCCGGGTGCGTGCGCTTGCCAGCGGCATCAGCCGAGGCACCGAACGTCTGGTCATGTCGGGTGCCGTGCCGCAAAGCGAGTGGACGCGCATGCGCGCGCCCCACCAGTCCGGCGTTTTCCCGTTTCCGGTCAAATACGGTTATGCCAGCGTGGGTCTCGTGGAGAACGGATCCGAAGCCCTCGTGGGAAAGCTGGTTTTCTCTCTCCATCCGCACCAGACTCTGTTCGACATTCCCGAAAGCTCTGCGGTGCCGGTGCCCGACGGTGTGCCGCCGGGTCGGGCGGTGCTGGCGGCCAATATGGAAACGGCGCTCAACGCCCTGTGGGACGCACAGCCGTCGCCCGGGGATCACATCTGCGTGGTCGGTGCAGGGGTGCTCGGCCTGCTTACCGCCTGGCTCGCGGCGCAGATCCCTGCGACCCGGGTTGTTGTGGTGGACATCAACCCAGCCCGGGCATGCGTCTGTGCCAAACTGGGGCTGGCCTTTTCGCGGCCAGAGGATGCGCCGCAGGATCAGGATCTCGTCGTCCATGCCAGCGCCAGCGCGGAGGGCCTCGCGACCGCCCTGCGCCTTGCCGGCGATGAGGCGACCGTGCTGGAGATGAGTTGGTACGGCACCCGGCCGGTACCCGTGCCGCTCGGTGCCGAATTCCACAGCCGCCGTCTGGTGCTGCGCTCGACCCAGGTCGGCAGCATTCCGGCCGCACGTCGCGCCCGCTGGACCCATCGCCGGCGCCTTGAGGTCGCCCTTTCGCTGCTTGCCGATGCGAGGTTCGACACGTTGCTGACGCCCATCGTCGGCTTCGCCGATCTGCCCGCCCTCCTGCCGAAGATCCTCGCCGATTGCCCGGAGGCGCTTGCTCCGGTCGTCGCCTATCCGCCCCAGAGGTAA
- the mdoH gene encoding glucans biosynthesis glucosyltransferase MdoH, whose amino-acid sequence MLGRPQIDPAVRQPSPIVMTWRRVLFAALCLASVFGLATLMVLTLAPGGYGLLDLAVLACFAVTLPWTVIGFWNAVIGLLVMRLARDPVHAVCPLAAPDPDRPLACRTAVLSCIRNEDVTRVETNLNAMIAALVRSGHGRAFSIYILSDSDDEAITAQEEASAMRLAERWHAHMPVTYRRRDGNLGFKAGNIEDFCDRWGAEHDFALVLDADSYLSADTILDLVRHMEVNPRLGILQTLVVGLPTPSAFARVFQFGMRLGMRSYTLGSAWWQGDCGPYWGHNAILRLRPFMDHCRLPRLAGAGPLAGWVLSHDQVEATLMRRAGYEVRVLPCEGGSFEENPPHLLEFIRRDLRWCQGNLQYVRLLGLPGLQPVSRAQLVLAILMFLGSPAWIGFMISAALLGLTAEPHQAPFRADTGYALFIAILTMVFAPKLATVADILARADLRRAFGGAPRILVGTATEILYSAMLAPVMAIAHSLFMGGLVFGKAVGWGAQGRALARLPVTLAARKLWPQTLFGVLATAWISAQPLDQVWPLLPIGLGPLLAIPFAVALSSPAVGRLAIGATLWRIPEETDPPAALTPLQLPALSGTGQTPRSIPIFDLPAEPAPVRAPIDPGP is encoded by the coding sequence GTGTTAGGCAGACCTCAGATCGATCCGGCAGTGCGGCAACCCTCGCCGATTGTGATGACCTGGCGCCGGGTTCTTTTCGCGGCCCTGTGCCTGGCGAGCGTCTTCGGCCTCGCCACCTTGATGGTGCTGACCCTTGCGCCGGGCGGCTACGGCCTGCTCGACCTGGCGGTGCTGGCCTGTTTCGCCGTGACGCTGCCGTGGACCGTGATCGGCTTCTGGAATGCGGTCATCGGGCTGCTGGTCATGCGGCTTGCCCGCGATCCCGTGCATGCCGTCTGCCCGCTCGCCGCACCCGATCCGGACCGCCCGCTTGCCTGCCGGACCGCCGTCTTGTCCTGCATCCGCAACGAGGACGTCACCCGAGTCGAAACCAACCTGAATGCCATGATCGCCGCCCTGGTGCGCAGCGGACACGGCCGCGCTTTCTCGATCTATATTCTGAGTGACAGCGACGACGAAGCGATCACCGCGCAGGAGGAAGCCAGCGCAATGCGGCTGGCGGAAAGATGGCATGCGCACATGCCCGTGACCTACCGTCGCCGGGACGGCAACCTCGGCTTCAAGGCGGGCAACATCGAGGACTTCTGCGACCGCTGGGGCGCCGAGCACGACTTCGCGCTGGTCCTCGATGCCGACAGCTACCTGTCGGCGGACACCATCCTCGATCTGGTTCGGCACATGGAGGTCAACCCGCGCCTCGGCATCCTGCAAACTCTGGTGGTCGGCCTGCCGACACCGAGCGCCTTCGCGCGGGTGTTCCAGTTCGGCATGCGCCTCGGGATGCGCTCCTACACGCTCGGCAGCGCCTGGTGGCAGGGCGACTGCGGGCCCTACTGGGGTCACAATGCGATCCTGCGCCTGCGGCCGTTCATGGACCACTGCCGGCTGCCGCGGCTGGCCGGGGCCGGACCGCTGGCGGGCTGGGTCCTGTCGCACGATCAGGTCGAGGCCACACTGATGCGCCGCGCGGGCTACGAAGTCCGCGTGCTGCCGTGCGAGGGCGGCAGCTTCGAGGAGAACCCACCGCATCTGCTCGAATTCATCCGCCGCGACCTGCGCTGGTGCCAGGGCAACCTGCAATATGTCCGCCTGCTCGGCCTGCCCGGCCTGCAACCGGTCAGTCGGGCCCAACTCGTCCTTGCGATCCTGATGTTCCTCGGCTCGCCAGCCTGGATCGGTTTCATGATCAGCGCCGCACTGCTCGGCCTGACCGCCGAGCCGCACCAGGCGCCGTTCCGGGCCGATACCGGCTATGCCCTGTTCATCGCCATCCTGACGATGGTCTTCGCGCCCAAACTCGCCACCGTAGCGGACATTCTCGCCAGGGCGGATCTGCGCCGGGCCTTCGGCGGCGCGCCGCGCATTCTCGTCGGCACGGCAACGGAGATCCTCTACTCGGCGATGCTGGCACCGGTGATGGCGATCGCCCACAGCCTGTTCATGGGTGGCCTCGTCTTCGGCAAGGCTGTCGGCTGGGGGGCTCAGGGGCGTGCTCTCGCTCGCCTGCCGGTGACGCTGGCCGCCCGCAAGCTGTGGCCGCAAACCCTGTTCGGTGTGCTGGCGACGGCATGGATCTCGGCCCAACCGCTGGATCAGGTCTGGCCGTTGCTGCCGATCGGCCTCGGCCCGCTGCTCGCCATTCCCTTTGCGGTTGCCTTGTCCTCACCGGCCGTCGGCCGGCTGGCGATCGGCGCGACTCTCTGGCGTATTCCCGAGGAAACCGACCCTCCTGCCGCACTGACACCGCTTCAGCTTCCGGCGCTGAGCGGTACAGGACAAACCCCACGGTCGATCCCTATCTTCGACTTGCCGGCCGAGCCAGCCCCTGTCAGGGCGCCGATCGATCCAGGCCCGTAG
- the ptsN gene encoding PTS IIA-like nitrogen regulatory protein PtsN — MDLSDLITQDAVVVSLRANSKKQAIQELAGKAAELTGLTEREIFDTLLQRERLGSTGVGHGVAIPHGKLTKLTRLVGLFARMEKPIDFDALDDQPVDLVFLLLAPEGAGADHLKALARIARQLRDPKIAANLRSAADAETIYALLTQPLASSNAA; from the coding sequence ATGGATCTGAGCGATCTGATAACCCAAGACGCCGTGGTCGTAAGCTTGCGGGCGAACAGCAAGAAGCAGGCGATCCAGGAACTCGCGGGGAAGGCCGCCGAACTGACGGGGCTGACGGAACGCGAGATTTTCGACACGCTGCTGCAGCGCGAACGTCTCGGCTCGACCGGTGTCGGCCATGGCGTGGCCATTCCGCACGGCAAGCTGACCAAGCTGACCAGGCTTGTCGGCCTGTTTGCGCGGATGGAGAAGCCGATCGACTTCGATGCGCTGGACGATCAGCCGGTCGACCTCGTTTTCCTGCTGTTGGCCCCCGAAGGAGCCGGAGCCGACCATCTCAAGGCACTTGCCCGGATCGCCAGGCAGTTGCGAGATCCCAAGATCGCCGCCAATCTGCGCAGTGCCGCGGACGCCGAGACGATCTACGCACTGCTGACCCAGCCGTTGGCGTCGTCCAACGCGGCCTGA
- the hpf gene encoding ribosome hibernation-promoting factor, HPF/YfiA family, which produces MLRISERLAFRTPVMPATCRSRKQEEVLMTLRISGKNVDVGDALRDHVNDRIADALSKYFDGGYNGHVTLSREGAGFKTECGLHLDTGIVLQVSGEDHDPRNSFDRAADRIEKRLRRYKRKLKAHHGTNGSSRESFEAASYILASPEEEEEVPADFNPLVIAETSARIKTLTVGMAVMELDLSEAPVVVFKNAANGGVNVVYRRADGNIGWVDPALVGQQAKQ; this is translated from the coding sequence ATGCTGCGAATATCGGAGCGCCTTGCGTTCCGCACGCCGGTTATGCCGGCAACCTGTCGGTCCAGAAAACAAGAAGAGGTCCTCATGACATTGCGGATTTCGGGAAAAAACGTCGACGTGGGTGATGCGCTGCGCGACCACGTCAACGACCGGATTGCCGATGCCCTGTCGAAATACTTCGACGGCGGATACAACGGCCACGTGACGCTGAGCCGCGAGGGAGCCGGGTTCAAGACCGAATGCGGCCTGCATCTGGATACCGGTATCGTCCTGCAGGTGTCCGGCGAGGATCATGATCCGCGCAACAGCTTCGACCGCGCGGCGGACCGTATCGAGAAGCGCCTTCGCCGCTACAAGCGCAAGCTGAAGGCCCATCACGGAACCAACGGGTCGAGCCGCGAAAGCTTCGAGGCCGCGTCCTACATTCTCGCCTCTCCGGAGGAGGAAGAGGAAGTGCCGGCGGATTTCAATCCGCTGGTGATTGCGGAGACGTCCGCCAGGATCAAGACGCTGACGGTCGGTATGGCCGTGATGGAGCTGGATCTTTCCGAGGCGCCGGTGGTTGTTTTCAAGAACGCGGCGAACGGAGGGGTCAACGTTGTCTACCGGCGCGCGGACGGCAACATAGGCTGGGTCGATCCGGCGCTCGTCGGGCAGCAGGCCAAGCAGTAA
- the rpoN gene encoding RNA polymerase factor sigma-54 encodes MAITTKLEMRQSQSLIMTPQLMQAIKLLQLSNLDLVAYVDAELERNPLLERSEADTGADGGPDPDGAAERDPGPGEAAGTDAESPDWMQSQLETAAETIASKLDTDLGNVFPDEPGVPASPDPAALGGGDSYRNAATGSTDDYNLEAFVAEETSLVQSLTDQMNLALADPVDKLIGLHLINSLDENGYLFVDLDEAAVQLGVSAERLEGVLSILQTFEPSGVFARSLAECLALQLKERNRFDPAMAALIGNIELLARHDFPALKRVCGVDDEDLVEMIAEIKALDPKPGSAFGSSLVQPMVPDVLVRRASDGGWSVELNTDTLPKVLVNQTYYASITRTARNETERSYLTDCLQTANWLVKSLDQRAKTILKVSTEIVRQQDRFLMEGIEYLRPLNLKTIADAIGMHESTISRVTSNKYMATPRGIFELKYFFSSAIAATEGGDAHSAEAVRHRIKQMIDAESPDAILSDDTIVKLLKGDGIDIARRTVAKYREGMRISSSVQRRREKRGRA; translated from the coding sequence ATGGCGATCACGACCAAGCTGGAGATGCGGCAGAGCCAGTCGCTGATCATGACGCCTCAGCTGATGCAGGCGATCAAGCTGCTGCAGTTGTCGAACCTCGATCTGGTCGCGTATGTCGACGCCGAATTGGAGCGCAATCCGCTCCTGGAGCGATCCGAAGCGGACACGGGCGCTGACGGGGGTCCGGACCCGGACGGCGCAGCCGAGCGCGATCCGGGCCCGGGCGAGGCCGCCGGCACAGATGCGGAGTCCCCCGACTGGATGCAGAGCCAGCTGGAGACTGCCGCCGAGACCATCGCCTCGAAGCTCGATACCGATCTTGGTAACGTCTTTCCGGACGAACCCGGCGTGCCGGCATCGCCGGATCCGGCCGCCCTCGGCGGCGGCGACAGCTATCGCAACGCTGCGACCGGTAGCACCGACGACTACAATCTCGAGGCCTTCGTCGCGGAAGAGACCTCGCTGGTCCAGTCGCTGACCGATCAGATGAATCTGGCGCTGGCCGACCCCGTCGATAAGCTGATCGGCCTGCATCTGATCAACAGTCTCGACGAGAACGGCTATCTGTTTGTCGATCTGGATGAAGCGGCAGTTCAGCTTGGCGTGTCGGCGGAGCGCCTCGAGGGGGTCCTGTCGATTCTGCAGACCTTCGAGCCCTCCGGCGTCTTCGCCCGGTCGCTGGCGGAATGCCTGGCCTTGCAGCTCAAGGAGCGCAACCGCTTCGATCCGGCAATGGCGGCGCTGATCGGCAATATCGAACTTCTGGCGCGCCATGACTTTCCCGCCCTCAAGCGCGTCTGCGGCGTCGACGACGAGGATCTCGTCGAGATGATCGCGGAGATCAAGGCGCTGGATCCCAAGCCCGGCAGCGCCTTCGGTTCCTCGCTGGTCCAGCCGATGGTGCCCGACGTGCTCGTGCGGCGGGCATCGGACGGCGGCTGGAGCGTCGAGCTGAACACCGATACCCTTCCGAAGGTTCTGGTCAACCAGACCTATTATGCCTCGATCACGCGCACGGCCCGCAACGAGACCGAACGAAGCTATCTGACCGACTGCCTGCAAACGGCGAACTGGCTGGTCAAGAGCCTCGATCAGCGGGCCAAGACCATCCTCAAGGTGTCCACCGAAATCGTACGCCAGCAGGACAGGTTCCTGATGGAGGGTATCGAATACCTGCGTCCCCTCAACCTGAAGACGATTGCCGACGCGATCGGGATGCATGAATCCACGATCAGCCGCGTGACCTCGAACAAATATATGGCGACGCCGCGCGGGATCTTCGAACTGAAATACTTCTTCTCCTCCGCCATCGCCGCCACGGAAGGGGGCGACGCCCATTCGGCGGAGGCCGTCCGCCACCGTATCAAGCAGATGATCGATGCCGAATCGCCGGATGCGATCCTGTCCGATGACACGATCGTGAAGCTTCTAAAGGGCGACGGCATCGACATCGCCCGACGCACCGTGGCGAAGTATCGTGAGGGCATGCGGATCTCCTCGTCGGTGCAGCGGCGCCGGGAGAAGCGGGGACGGGCCTGA
- the lptB gene encoding LPS export ABC transporter ATP-binding protein: MKLFPFSFGDPHPAARAGVQDAGTEDGALVVEGIGKSYRRRQVVKYVSLTVRPGEAVGLLGPNGAGKTTVFYMITGLIRPDQGKIELDGFDITDLPMYRRARLGIGYLPQEASIFRGLNVEDNIRAVLEVVEPDRRRREQDLNDLLSEFGLTHLRRSPSIALSGGERRRVEIARALASRPSFMLLDEPFAGIDPIAVGDIQQLVRHLTQRGIGVLITDHNVRETLGLIDRAYIIAAGEVLTEGSPFEIVADPDVRRLYLGEQFTL; the protein is encoded by the coding sequence GTGAAACTGTTTCCCTTCTCATTCGGCGATCCGCACCCGGCCGCGAGGGCAGGCGTGCAGGATGCGGGGACGGAAGACGGTGCGCTCGTCGTCGAAGGCATCGGCAAGAGCTATCGCCGCCGCCAGGTCGTCAAATACGTCTCGCTGACAGTGCGTCCGGGCGAGGCCGTCGGTCTCCTCGGCCCCAATGGCGCCGGCAAGACGACCGTCTTCTACATGATCACCGGCCTGATCCGTCCCGATCAGGGCAAGATCGAGCTCGACGGCTTCGACATAACCGATCTGCCGATGTACCGGCGCGCGCGCCTCGGCATCGGCTATCTGCCGCAAGAGGCGTCCATTTTTCGCGGCCTGAACGTCGAGGACAACATTCGAGCCGTGCTCGAGGTGGTCGAGCCGGACCGGCGCCGGCGCGAGCAGGACCTCAACGACTTGCTATCCGAGTTCGGTCTGACGCATTTGCGTCGATCGCCTTCCATCGCCCTGTCGGGAGGCGAGCGTCGCCGGGTCGAGATTGCCCGGGCACTAGCCAGCCGGCCGTCCTTCATGCTGCTCGACGAGCCGTTCGCGGGTATCGACCCCATCGCTGTTGGCGATATCCAGCAACTCGTTCGCCATCTGACCCAGCGCGGTATCGGCGTGCTGATCACCGACCACAATGTCAGGGAAACCCTGGGCCTGATCGACCGCGCCTACATCATCGCAGCCGGTGAGGTGCTCACCGAGGGATCCCCGTTCGAGATCGTCGCCGATCCGGATGTGCGCAGGCTCTATCTCGGCGAACAATTTACGCTTTGA
- a CDS encoding LptA/OstA family protein — MITRLQRMVAALALLVLVPATAAGQTFSNAFAGFGSNDKEPIQIEARELQVEDKTNSATFVGDVVVSQGDTRLKTQRLRVFYDGKAAGGVQQRITRLEASGRVYISSKDQTATGDDASFDMNRKVMVMTGQEVVLSQGPNVVVGNRLTINLDTGKADLEAPRSGRVKVLIQPNSLNGN; from the coding sequence ATGATCACACGGCTGCAGCGGATGGTGGCCGCCCTGGCCCTCCTCGTTCTTGTTCCGGCAACGGCTGCCGGACAGACGTTCTCCAACGCCTTTGCCGGCTTCGGCTCCAATGACAAGGAGCCGATCCAGATCGAGGCACGCGAGTTGCAAGTCGAGGACAAGACCAACAGCGCGACCTTCGTCGGCGACGTGGTCGTGTCGCAGGGCGACACGCGTCTCAAGACGCAGCGGCTGCGGGTGTTCTACGACGGCAAGGCGGCCGGCGGCGTCCAGCAGCGCATCACGCGCCTGGAGGCGAGCGGCAGGGTCTACATCTCCTCCAAAGACCAGACCGCCACCGGCGACGACGCCAGCTTCGACATGAACCGCAAGGTCATGGTGATGACCGGACAGGAGGTCGTCCTCAGCCAGGGGCCGAACGTCGTGGTCGGCAACCGGCTGACGATCAACCTCGATACCGGCAAGGCCGATCTGGAGGCGCCGAGGTCCGGGCGCGTGAAAGTGCTGATCCAGCCCAACAGCCTGAATGGCAATTGA
- the lptC gene encoding LPS export ABC transporter periplasmic protein LptC has protein sequence MTERGAQESAVEAVGLERRRLARKAARRNSGLVRLLRILFPLLGVAILVAIAGLIFLYNVLNSLGIGNVILTSEGLVMDRPELSGHDGERSYKVSAVRAIQRITDPRIIDLETITAEIVLGPDQRAAITATKGTYNNGAETLSLSEGIELDWSGTYQVHFESVDVDLRTGTVRTSDPLQINSQQGDIQAGRFAYDQDKGLVRFTDGIKMVLRPGAQEKTK, from the coding sequence ATGACGGAAAGGGGCGCGCAGGAGTCCGCCGTCGAGGCGGTCGGTCTCGAACGCCGTCGTCTGGCACGCAAGGCGGCGCGGCGCAATTCCGGGCTCGTGCGTCTGCTTCGGATCCTCTTCCCGTTGCTCGGAGTGGCGATCCTGGTTGCCATCGCCGGCCTGATCTTTCTCTACAACGTTCTCAACAGCCTGGGCATCGGCAACGTGATCCTGACCAGCGAAGGCCTGGTCATGGATCGCCCCGAACTGTCCGGCCATGACGGCGAGAGGTCCTACAAGGTCTCGGCGGTGCGCGCGATCCAGCGCATCACCGATCCTCGGATCATCGATCTGGAGACCATTACCGCCGAGATCGTGCTCGGCCCCGACCAGCGGGCTGCGATCACGGCGACGAAGGGAACCTACAACAACGGCGCCGAAACGCTCAGCCTGAGCGAAGGAATCGAACTCGACTGGAGCGGAACCTACCAGGTGCATTTCGAAAGCGTCGACGTGGACCTGAGGACCGGAACGGTCCGCACCTCGGATCCCTTGCAGATCAATTCGCAACAGGGGGACATCCAGGCCGGACGGTTCGCTTACGACCAGGACAAGGGACTCGTCCGCTTCACGGACGGAATCAAGATGGTGCTCAGACCGGGCGCCCAGGAGAAGACGAAATGA
- a CDS encoding ribonuclease D, producing MTIRHHKTDLPDLSAYDAAQAVAVDTETLGLNPHRDRLCVVQLSPGDGTADVVQIARGQRAAPNLARLLTDPAKMKIFHFARFDLAVLRHNLGIEVAPVWCTKIASKLVRTYTDRHGLKDITRELLGVDLSKQQQSSDWAAETLTDAQLAYAASDVLHLHALREKLAAMLEREERTALARACYEFLPTRAALDLMGWEEQDIFAHT from the coding sequence ATGACCATCCGACACCACAAGACCGATCTGCCCGACCTGTCCGCCTATGATGCGGCCCAGGCCGTCGCCGTCGATACCGAGACCCTCGGCCTCAATCCGCACCGCGACCGCCTCTGCGTGGTCCAGCTGTCGCCCGGAGACGGTACGGCCGATGTCGTCCAGATCGCGCGCGGGCAGCGCGCGGCGCCCAATCTCGCGCGCTTGCTGACCGATCCGGCCAAGATGAAGATCTTTCATTTCGCGCGCTTCGACCTTGCGGTCCTGCGGCACAATCTCGGCATCGAGGTCGCGCCGGTTTGGTGCACGAAGATCGCCTCGAAGCTCGTGCGCACCTATACCGACCGTCACGGCCTGAAGGACATCACGCGCGAATTGCTCGGCGTCGATCTGTCGAAGCAGCAGCAGAGTTCGGACTGGGCCGCCGAGACGCTGACCGATGCCCAACTGGCCTATGCCGCCTCGGACGTGCTGCATCTCCATGCACTTCGCGAGAAGCTGGCGGCAATGCTTGAGCGGGAGGAGCGCACGGCCCTGGCCCGGGCATGCTATGAATTCCTGCCCACGCGCGCGGCTCTCGATCTCATGGGCTGGGAGGAGCAGGACATCTTCGCCCATACCTGA